GCTGGTCACGGACTACTCGTCGATCATGTTCGACTACGCCAACCTGGACCGGCCGATCGTCGTCTACGCCGACGACTGGGAGACGTACCGGACCACCCGGGGCGTCTACTTCGACCTGACGGCCGAGGCACCCGGCCGGGTCGCGCGGACCCAGGAGGAGCTGACGGAGATCCTCAGCTCGGGTGCCTGGCGCGACGAGTGCGCCGCCAAGGCGCGGGCCGCCTTCCGGCGCCGGTTCTGCGAGTTCGACGACGGCCGCGCCGCCGAGCGGGTCGTACGCCGGGTCTTCCTCGGCGAACCCGAGGAGGCGCTGCCCCCGGTGCTCCCGCTCGAGGAACGCACCCCCGCCCCGACCCCCGAGGAGGCCACCGCATGACGACCCCCGACGTGACGGTCACGGTCATCGTCTACAACGACGCTGCCCGGCTGCCCAGGGCGGTCGCCTCGCTGCGCGCCCAGACGCACGCCGACATCGAGATCGTCATCAGCGACGACCACTCCACCGACGACACACCGCGGGTGGCCCGCGAACTGGCCGCGCAGGACCCCCGCATCCGCTACGTGCGACTGCCGGAGAACAGCGGCGGGTGCAGCGCCCCGCGCAACCGGGCCATCGAGATCGCGCGGGCGCCGTACCTGATGTTCCTGGACAGCGACGACGAACTGCCGCCGCGCGCAGTCGAGTTGCTGCTGGCCGCGCATCGCGAGCGCGAGGTGGACTTCACCATGGGCGCGGTACGCCGGGTCCGGGTGGACAACGGCCGGCGCTCGACGTGGATGCCCCACCTGGTGACGGAGCGCCGCACGCTGGACGGCATCGAGGCCGACCCGCGGCTGCTGTTCGAGCACCTGTCGACCAGCAAGATGTACGCCCGCGCCTTCCTCGACCGCCACCGGCTCCGCTTCCCCGAGGGCATCCACTACGAGGACCAGCTCTTCTCGGCGCAGGCGTACTGCCTGGCGAAGGCGTTCACGATCATTCCCGACCCGGTGTACGTCTGGTACATCGAGCCGTTCGCGGCCGAGTCCGCCGCCTCCATCTCCAACCAGCGGCACAAGATCTCCAACGTCCGCGACCGCGTGCACGTCCAGCGCCTGATCGACGACTTCCTGGTGGAGAACGGGCACGCGGCGCTGCGCGAGGACAAGGACTTCAAGTTCCTCAAGCACGACTTCCGGATGTACGCAGGCGACCTGCCCTACCGGGACGACGAGTGGCTGGAGTCCTTCGCCGAGATCATGAACCCGTACCTGGAGACGCTGGCGGAGGGCGCGTTCGCCCGGCTGCCGCGCCAGGAGCGGGTGGTGCTGCAGCTCCTGCGCGACGGCCGCCTGGCCGACGTCCGGCTCGCGGCGCGCGGTCTGGCGCACGGCGTGGCACCTCGGCACGTCGCCACCGACGCCTCCGGCGCCACCTACTGGGGCGACACCGTCCCCACGTCCGACCGGGCCCGCCGCGAACTGGCCCTGTCCGACCTGGAGCTGGAGACCCGGCCGTTCCCCAGCGCGCAGTTCCGGCACGAGATCACCGAACTCACCGCGGGCCCCGGGGCCTGTCTCACCCTCGCGATCCGCACCTACGACCCGGGGCTTCGGCTCCCGGTCGGTCCGCAGCGCGCGAGTCTGGTGGTGGCCCCCGGCCGGCGCCGGCTGACGGTCCCGTTCCGGCTCGACCCGGTCCGCCCGGGCCTCTTCGAGGGCCGGGTGCGGCTCGACCTGGCGGCCGCCTCCCTGCCCGTGCAGGGCTTCGACGGGGTGCGGCACCCGCTGCTCCGCCTGGAACAGCAGGGCCTCGTCCACTCGGGCCTGCTGCTGGCCCCGCTGGACTTCCCGACCCGCACCGCGCGCGTGGAGTACCGCTCCGGCGCCACCACGCACGACGTCACCGTCGAACCCGAGGGCCGCAACCCCGGCCGGCTCCAGATCCGCTGGCGCCCGGTGGGGGTCACCGCCCGGGTGATCCGCCCGGTGGTGCGCAAGGTGGCCCGGCCGAAGGTGCGCAACGCGGCACGGCTGGTGGCGAGCGTGCTGAGGTAGGTGCCGGACGCTTCCTGACTCGGGGGCGTGCGGAACGGCCGATGCCGTCCCGCACGCCCCCGAGGCGTCTTCGTCAGCGCTCCACCCGGTACAGCACCTGCCCGCCAGGGCCGGTGGCGACCCGCCGCAGCCACGGCTGCGCGGCACCCCGGCCGCCCACGACCCAGCGCACGCCGTACTCCCGCACTATGGCCCGCCGGGTGCCGGCCGGGGTGTCCGCGGCGAAGTAGTGCGTCACGGCCGCGTCCCGCCTGGCCGCGTCCGGCAGGAACACGTCGGGATACCCGGGGGCCACTGTGTACGGCCCGTACGCGGGGATCTGCCGGGACGGCATGGTGCGCGCCATGACCACGTCCCCGTACTTCACCCAGGGCGTGATCCAGTGGTAGCCGACCCACGGCGTCCGGTACTTCGCCGCGACCGCGGAGGGCAGCGCGTCGCGCCCGACCACGTAGCCGAGCGTCCCCACCTGGGTCCACGCGCCCACCGCCAGCGCGACGGCCAGCACGCCCGCCCACGCCACGCGGACCGCGCGCCGGCCCGCGGACACGGTCTCCAGCGCCGCCGCGAGCTGCGCGGGGATCAGCACGGCCGGCAGGGCGCGGCCCCAGGAGTAGTGCCCGGTCAGCCCGCCCGCGGCGAACACCAGCACTCCGAGCGCGAAGAACAGCGCCAGCGGGTCCCGGCGGTCCCGTCGCAGCCGCAGGCCCAGGGCCACGACCCCGAGCAGCACCAGCCCGAAGCGCTGGAGGAGGTGGCTGTAGAGCGGCCGGTGGATCGCCTCCAGATCCGCACCCGCGGAGAACAGGGCGAAGAAGTCGTAGTACGGCCACACCCACAACAGCGCCGCGCCCAGGGCCGCTCCGGCGCCCAGCCGCAGCAGCGTCCCGCGGGCGGGCCGCGCGGAGATCACCGTGGCGAGCACGCCGAGCGAGGCCACCACCCCGGTGAACTGGTGGCAGAGCAGGATCAGTCCCCACAGCAGGCCGAGCCCCAGCGCCACCCCCCAGGAGATCTCACCGCGCAGCACCCGGGTGAGCCAGGCCCAGAGGTGGAAGGAGAGGCCGAGGGCGAACACGCTGGGGTACGCCACGGTCAGCGCCAGCGAGTTGAGGCCGAGGAAGCCGCTCCAGTTGAACAGCAGGGGGCCCCACAGCAGGAGCAGGCACAGGATCGCCAGGGCGGGCGCGGCGCGATGGGCGCTGAGCGTGCGGACGTAGCGCCACACGCCGGTGCACAGCATGACGAGACCGGCGAGCGCCCCGATCCGCAGGACGACGAAGACGGACAGCCCGGTCAGCCGGGCGACGGCGCCCAGCAGCAGCATCCAGGGTGAGTAGTACGGGCTCGGTGTGTCCGCGTCGACCAGCGGGTTGCCGGGGTGCAGCAGGCTGTGCCGCAGCCGTTGCACGGTCGCCGCGTGCATGCCGAGGTCGCCCGCCCAGGGCAGGCGGACGATCACCAGGATCATCAGGAGCAGGACGAGTGCGGCGGCGGCCTGGGGCAGGGCCCGGCCGGCGCTCGCACCGCTAGGCGGCTCGGCGCGCATCCTGCTGGAACACCCAGGTGCGGTAGACGAGGAACCGGAAGGCGGAGGCGAGGACGATCGACAGCGCCTTCACCGCGTTCGACCCGACGGCGCCGTGCAGCCCGAGCCCGTGATATCCCATCCAGAACAGTCCGCTTTCCATCACCACACCGAGACCGCT
Above is a genomic segment from Streptomyces collinus Tu 365 containing:
- a CDS encoding glycosyltransferase family 2 protein — encoded protein: MTTPDVTVTVIVYNDAARLPRAVASLRAQTHADIEIVISDDHSTDDTPRVARELAAQDPRIRYVRLPENSGGCSAPRNRAIEIARAPYLMFLDSDDELPPRAVELLLAAHREREVDFTMGAVRRVRVDNGRRSTWMPHLVTERRTLDGIEADPRLLFEHLSTSKMYARAFLDRHRLRFPEGIHYEDQLFSAQAYCLAKAFTIIPDPVYVWYIEPFAAESAASISNQRHKISNVRDRVHVQRLIDDFLVENGHAALREDKDFKFLKHDFRMYAGDLPYRDDEWLESFAEIMNPYLETLAEGAFARLPRQERVVLQLLRDGRLADVRLAARGLAHGVAPRHVATDASGATYWGDTVPTSDRARRELALSDLELETRPFPSAQFRHEITELTAGPGACLTLAIRTYDPGLRLPVGPQRASLVVAPGRRRLTVPFRLDPVRPGLFEGRVRLDLAAASLPVQGFDGVRHPLLRLEQQGLVHSGLLLAPLDFPTRTARVEYRSGATTHDVTVEPEGRNPGRLQIRWRPVGVTARVIRPVVRKVARPKVRNAARLVASVLR